A region of Anguilla anguilla isolate fAngAng1 chromosome 18, fAngAng1.pri, whole genome shotgun sequence DNA encodes the following proteins:
- the LOC118217714 gene encoding cytochrome P450 26A1-like has translation MVLYTLFVTLLCTLMLPLLLFLAAVKLWEIYIIRGRDLSCPKPLPPGTMGLPFLGETLQMVLQRRKFLRIKRQKYGCIYKTHLFGNPTVRVMGAENVKQVLLAEHKLVAVQWPASVRTILGSDTLSNLHGAQHKNKKKAIMKAFSREALENYVPVIQEEVRSTVTDWLQSESGVLVYPEMKRLMFRIAMRILLGFEPEQTKTDEPDLVEAFEEMMKNLFSLPIDVPFSGLYRGLRARNFIHSKIEENLKKKMEHCVDESKPRDALQLLIENCRQNKERLSMQEIKESATELLFGGHETTASTATSLVMFLGLNLDVVLRVRRELQEKDLLDIFSHDKRLNIELLEQLKYTGCVIKETLRINPPVPGGFRVALKTFELNGYQIPKGWNVIYSICDTHDGADAFPDKQEFRPERFMASTSSASSRFSYIPFGGGARRCVGKEFANVLLKIFLVELITRCNWTLLNGPPTMKTAPTVYPVDNLPTKFNCYFGN, from the exons atggttttgtacACGTTGTTTGTAACGCTCCTTTGCACACTGATGCTCCCACTTTTGCTGTTTTTAGCCGCGGTTAAGCTGTGGGAGATTTACATCATCAGGGGACGTGATCTGAGCTGTCCAAAACCTCTCCCTCCAGGTACCATGGGTCTACCATTCCTTGGCGAGACGCTTCAAATGGTTCTCCAG agaagaaaatTCCTTCGGATAAAACGTCAGAAATACGGATGTATTTATAAAACTCATCTATTCGGCAATCCTACCGTGCGAGTAATGGGAGCCGAAAATGTGAAGCAAGTTCTGCTTGCTGAACACAAACTTGTCGCAGTTCAGTGGCCAGCGTCAGTGAGAACGATCCTCGGCTCCGACACCCTTTCCAATTTGCACGGCGCtcagcacaaaaacaagaaaaag GCGATCATGAAAGCCTTCTCCCGTGAAGCACTGGAGAACTACGTCCCCGTGAtccaggaggaggtgaggagcaCCGTGACGGACTGGCTGCAGAGCGAGTCAGGCGTGCTGGTGTACCCGGAGATGAAGAGACTCATGTTTCGCATCGCAATGAGGATCCTGCTTGGCTTCGAGCCGGAACAAACCAAGACTGATGAGCCGGACTTGGTGGAGGCGTTCGAAGAAATGATGAAGAACCTGTTCTCCCTTCCGATCGATGTCCCCTTCAGCGGCTTATACAGG GGTTTGAGAGCGCgcaatttcattcattcaaaaatagAAGAAAACCTAAAGAAGAAGATGGAACATTGTGTGGACGAGAGCAAACCTAGAGATGCGCTTCAGCTGCTGATAGAGAACTGCAGGCAGAACAAAGAGCGACTCAGTATGCAG GAGATTAAAGAGTCTGCGACCGAACTGTTATTCGGCGGCCACGAGACCACTGCCAGCACTGCCACCTCCCTCGTGATGTTTCTCGGGCTGAACTTGGATGTGGTGTTGCGCGTCAGACGGGAGCTTCAGGAGAAG GACCTGCTGGACATTTTTTCCCACGATAAAAGACTGAATATCGAGTTGTTGGAACAGCTGAAGTATACAGGGTGCGTCATCAAAGAGACATTAAGGATTAACCCTCCGGTCCCGGGTGGCTTCCGCGTGGCTCTAAAGACTTTTGAACtgaat GGCTACCAGATTCCCAAGGGATGGAATGTTATTTACAGCATCTGTGACACACATGACGGTGCAGATGCATTCCCTGACAAACAGGAGTTCCGTCCAGAGAGGTTCATGGCCTCCACTTCCAGCGCCTCCTCCAGGTTCAGCTACATCCCCTTTGGAGGAGGTGCCAGGAGGTGCGTTGGCAAAGAATTTGCAAATGTCCtcctcaaaatatttttggtcGAACTGATCACAAGGTGCAACTGGACTCTGCTGAATGGACCACCAACAATGAAAACGGCTCCGACTGTTTATCCTGTGGACAATCTCCCAACAAAATTCAACTGTTATTTTGGCAATTAG